CGAGGGAGTACCGCCAGTCGGTGAGGGACATGACGTTCCCGGATGTTTTCTCCCAGTACCAGGCGAAGAAGATGTAATACGTCCCCTCGTCCGACGGGGCGGTGAGGCTCAGGTCCACGTCGAAGGTGGCCGTCCCGGAGGGGATGTTCGAGGTTATCTCCCAGTAGCTCGATTCGTTGTCCCCGTAGCTCGGGGTGGCGGCCAGGGGGGCGGAGCTGGAGGAGGAGCCGGCGTTGTCGGTCTCCAGGGTTGCCGTTCCGCTGATGCTATCGCCGGGCGCCACCGTCAGTACGGGATCGGACGGGTCGAGCTCCTGCTCGTTCACCATAGCGGAGACGAGGGTACAGGTGGAGGTTTCGGTCTCCGAGGGGCCGGTGGGGTCGTCGCAGCCGAAGTTGGGGAAGGAGCAGCCGACGATGGGGGCTTTATCCGAGGCCCCCGCCACCAGTTGAGGCCCCACGAGGAGCAGAATGGTGAGGATGAAGATGTAGAAGGACGCCGGCCGTTTTTTCAAGAATACTCCGCGGACATGTGCAACATTAGCTTATGAGCAGAGAGGCGTATTGTCAAGGCTGCGCCTTTCGAAGAGGCAAGGGGTTTAACCGAGCGAAGCGAGCTATGCCCCCGGCAAAACCCCTTGTCTTCAATTAAAGAAGACGCGCTTCAGATCGGAGTAGAGGGCGAACAGCAGGAGTGAGCCCAAGAGTACGATACCGACGTACTGTATCATCTGGCGCGTCTTCAGGGACATTGCTCGGCCGCGGACCGCCTCCACGACCAGAAGAGTGACCATCCCCCCGTCCAGCATGGGAATCGGCAGGGTATTCATGATGCCCAGCATGACCGAGAGGAGGGCGACGAAGCGCAGAAATACGCTGAAGCCCGCTTCGGCCATCTTACCCGAGACGGAGGCGATGGAGATGGGTCCCCCGATGGCTTCCGAGGCGGGTATGCGCTGGGCCATCAGGAGGTAGAGCACGGTGTAGAACTCGAGAGCCGCGGAGAAGGTCTCGTCGGTGGATTGCCCGAGCGAGCCGAAGAGCCCCGGATCCACATGGCGCACCTCGCCGCCCAGGGCGAACGTCTGATCGTCGAGAAGATCCAGGGGGACGTCCAAGGCAAAGTCTTTCCCGCCGCGCTGGAAGGCTACGGTGACTTCGGCGGGCGGCGTTTCCATCTTTTTCAGCTCGTCCAGGCGCGTCGCGTAATCGTCGGCGCTCGCCACCGGAGTGCCGCCCAGCGACAGTATCCGGTCCCCTTCCTTGAAGCCCAGGTTCTCCCCCGAGGGGTTAATGGCGCTCACAACCGGCTCTAGGTGGACCCGGATGCCGACCTGGGAGAAGCCGGTCTCGGGGTCCACCCAGGGGATCAGGGTGAACTCCCGATGCTCGCCGCCGCGCTCGATGGCGATGGTCAGCTCGTCCCCCGTCTGGAGGGTTATGCGACGGCTGAGCTCGCTCCAGTCCGCGACGGGCTCGCCGTCCACGGCGACGACCAGGTCGCCGGCCTCAATGCCGGCCCGCGATGCGGGACTTTGCTCGCCCTCGGGCAGCTCTGCGATAACCTCTCCGATGACCGGTTCGATGTGGAGCTCGTCGTAACCGCCCAGGTTGACGGCGAAGTTTATTAAAAGCGCCAGGACGATGTTGGCCAGCGGGCCCGAGAGGTAGACGATTATACTTTTCCAGGCCGGGGTGGAGTTGATGTGGGAGGGCTCCGCGGCCAAAGGGTTCTCGGTGGCGTCC
Above is a window of bacterium DNA encoding:
- the rseP gene encoding RIP metalloprotease RseP; the protein is MQGIFSDILGFVISFGLVVAVHELGHLVAAKILGIGVQRFSIGIGKRLFGIRRGETDYCLSLVPIGGYVRLAGDATENPLAAEPSHINSTPAWKSIIVYLSGPLANIVLALLINFAVNLGGYDELHIEPVIGEVIAELPEGEQSPASRAGIEAGDLVVAVDGEPVADWSELSRRITLQTGDELTIAIERGGEHREFTLIPWVDPETGFSQVGIRVHLEPVVSAINPSGENLGFKEGDRILSLGGTPVASADDYATRLDELKKMETPPAEVTVAFQRGGKDFALDVPLDLLDDQTFALGGEVRHVDPGLFGSLGQSTDETFSAALEFYTVLYLLMAQRIPASEAIGGPISIASVSGKMAEAGFSVFLRFVALLSVMLGIMNTLPIPMLDGGMVTLLVVEAVRGRAMSLKTRQMIQYVGIVLLGSLLLFALYSDLKRVFFN